Proteins co-encoded in one Kribbella qitaiheensis genomic window:
- a CDS encoding methylated-DNA--[protein]-cysteine S-methyltransferase — translation MRWSVIDSPIGDLSLAVDDVGLCRLRMGTAEVEPGIVRDPVLLRAQEELKAYFAGELTEFSVPLSVPGGSDFERAVWAQLRRIPYGEMQTYGEVAKVVGDAGAARAVGVACNRNPIAVIVPCHRVVGAGGKMVGFGGGIPRKRHLLELEARVSFETLWG, via the coding sequence ATGCGCTGGTCCGTGATCGATTCGCCCATCGGTGACCTGTCCCTGGCTGTGGACGACGTCGGGTTGTGCCGGCTGCGGATGGGGACGGCCGAGGTCGAGCCGGGCATCGTCCGCGACCCGGTGCTGCTGCGGGCCCAGGAGGAGCTCAAGGCGTACTTCGCCGGCGAGCTGACCGAGTTCTCGGTGCCGCTGTCGGTGCCCGGTGGGTCCGACTTCGAGCGCGCCGTCTGGGCGCAGCTACGCCGGATCCCGTACGGCGAGATGCAGACGTACGGCGAGGTCGCCAAGGTGGTCGGGGACGCCGGCGCCGCCCGGGCGGTCGGAGTGGCCTGCAATCGCAACCCGATCGCGGTCATCGTGCCGTGCCACCGGGTGGTCGGTGCCGGCGGCAAGATGGTCGGTTTCGGCGGCGGGATCCCGCGCAAACGCCACCTGCTCGAACTCGAGGCCCGGGTCAGTTTCGAAACGCTCTGGGGTTAG
- a CDS encoding M14 family metallopeptidase: MFHPARWHRLVPLAIAAAVAVGAGSQVQAAAPPDHKAQAYANNELIQLLRIDAPTTADKKRLNTLDLDLAESAGKDFVDVVAYGNQDRRLLQLAGFKWTVLEDDLVGADKEREAADAAYAKAVKNKAVAATLPSGRTAYRTLADYNNELAALATQYPTKVKQFTLKNASLEGRTIRGIEVSHDVNTSNGKPVFLMVGLHHAREWPSGELTMEFAYDLLKSDGVDPRITNILEKSRVIFVPVVNPDGFNLSRTLGYEMKRKNCRITNGQLPTSGQCALSSNQSRGTDLNRNYAGFWGGPGASTSLTSETYRGASAFSEPESRNIQALVSANQVTTLITNHTYSNLVLREPGYAGAGNTPDEAIYKSLGDQMAAQNGYDSQFGYELYDTTGTTEDWSYYATGGLGFTFEHGASSFHPAFSNIANYYFGSGSTAGKGNRGAYLLAAESTINAARHSIISGTGPAGAVLRLKKSFNTKTWNGTNIPDVLDTTMVVPAAGTYSWHTNQSTRPIVVQQGGTESWTMTCERPTGQVLETRQVTVARGASVTANLTTCAAVF, from the coding sequence GTGTTCCATCCCGCCCGATGGCACCGACTTGTCCCCCTGGCGATAGCGGCGGCGGTCGCCGTCGGTGCCGGCAGCCAGGTCCAGGCCGCGGCACCACCCGACCACAAGGCGCAGGCGTACGCGAACAACGAACTCATCCAGCTGCTGCGGATCGACGCCCCGACCACCGCGGACAAGAAGCGGCTGAACACCCTCGACCTGGATCTGGCCGAGTCGGCCGGGAAGGACTTCGTCGACGTGGTTGCCTATGGCAATCAAGATCGGCGGCTCCTGCAGCTCGCGGGATTCAAGTGGACCGTGCTCGAGGACGACCTGGTCGGCGCCGACAAGGAGCGCGAGGCCGCCGACGCGGCGTACGCGAAAGCCGTCAAGAACAAGGCGGTCGCGGCGACTCTGCCGAGTGGGCGTACGGCGTACCGGACACTTGCCGACTACAACAACGAGCTCGCGGCGCTGGCGACGCAGTACCCGACGAAGGTCAAGCAGTTCACGCTGAAGAACGCCTCGCTCGAAGGCCGCACGATCCGCGGTATCGAGGTCAGCCACGACGTGAACACCAGCAACGGCAAGCCGGTGTTCCTGATGGTCGGGCTGCACCACGCGCGGGAGTGGCCGTCGGGTGAGCTGACGATGGAGTTCGCGTACGACCTGCTGAAGAGCGACGGGGTGGACCCGCGGATCACCAACATCCTGGAGAAGTCCCGGGTGATCTTCGTACCGGTGGTGAACCCCGACGGCTTCAACCTGAGCCGCACCCTCGGCTACGAGATGAAGCGGAAGAACTGCCGGATCACCAACGGCCAACTCCCGACCAGCGGCCAGTGCGCGTTGTCGTCGAACCAGTCCCGTGGCACCGACCTGAACCGGAACTACGCCGGCTTCTGGGGCGGTCCGGGTGCGTCCACCAGCCTGACCTCGGAGACGTACCGCGGCGCGAGTGCGTTCAGCGAGCCGGAGTCACGCAACATCCAGGCGCTCGTCTCGGCGAACCAGGTGACGACGCTGATCACCAACCACACCTACTCGAACCTCGTACTGCGTGAGCCCGGCTACGCCGGTGCGGGCAACACCCCGGACGAGGCGATCTACAAGTCGCTCGGCGACCAGATGGCTGCCCAGAACGGGTACGACAGCCAGTTCGGCTACGAGTTGTACGACACCACCGGGACGACGGAGGACTGGTCGTACTACGCGACCGGCGGGCTCGGTTTCACCTTCGAGCACGGCGCGAGCAGCTTCCACCCGGCGTTCTCGAACATAGCCAACTACTACTTCGGCTCCGGCAGTACGGCGGGCAAGGGCAACCGCGGGGCGTACCTGCTCGCGGCCGAGAGCACCATCAACGCCGCCCGGCACTCGATCATCAGCGGGACCGGCCCGGCCGGCGCCGTACTGCGGTTGAAGAAGTCGTTCAACACCAAGACGTGGAACGGCACCAACATCCCCGACGTGCTCGACACCACGATGGTGGTTCCGGCGGCCGGCACCTACAGCTGGCACACGAACCAGTCGACCCGGCCGATCGTCGTCCAGCAAGGCGGCACCGAGTCGTGGACGATGACGTGTGAACGGCCGACCGGTCAGGTCCTGGAGACCCGGCAGGTGACCGTCGCGCGCGGCGCCAGTGTCACCGCGAACCTGACTACCTGCGCGGCTGTCTTCTAG
- a CDS encoding peptidylprolyl isomerase, producing MAEELFATLETTKGDVVIKLFPDHAPKTVQNFVGLAEGTKEWTDPQTGQPSHERFYDGLGFHRVIDGFMIQGGCPLGTGTGSPGYSFDDEIHPELQFDRPYLLAMANAGIQFGRGTNGSQFFVTVVPTPHLNRKHTIFGEVADDDSKKIIDAIATAKTAPGDRPIEPIVINSVKIERKTV from the coding sequence GTGGCCGAAGAACTGTTCGCGACGCTGGAGACGACGAAGGGCGATGTCGTCATCAAGCTGTTCCCCGATCACGCCCCGAAGACGGTGCAGAACTTCGTCGGCCTGGCCGAGGGCACCAAGGAGTGGACCGACCCGCAGACGGGTCAGCCCAGCCATGAGCGCTTCTACGACGGCCTCGGCTTCCACCGCGTGATCGACGGCTTCATGATCCAGGGCGGCTGCCCGCTGGGCACCGGCACCGGCTCGCCGGGCTACTCGTTCGACGACGAGATCCACCCGGAGCTGCAGTTCGACCGCCCGTACCTGCTGGCGATGGCGAACGCGGGCATCCAGTTCGGCCGCGGCACCAACGGCTCGCAGTTCTTCGTGACGGTGGTCCCGACCCCGCACCTGAACCGCAAGCACACCATCTTCGGCGAGGTCGCCGACGACGACTCGAAGAAGATCATCGACGCGATCGCCACCGCGAAGACCGCGCCGGGCGACCGTCCGATCGAGCCGATCGTGATCAACAGCGTCAAGATCGAGCGCAAGACCGTCTGA
- a CDS encoding DUF5324 family protein, with the protein MGLLKSKGRVESAKDKVRPFAESASQRVGPAVGTAREKVSPYAEKAVERGATLAHAAVEKAGPVIDDALSKVGPATEHAAERARERFNDDVLPKVTAALATLAAAAEPVVEETSRRGKATKAALRGEIDVPKKSHKLRKVVLFLGFGALAAAAVKKLLTPPEPAWQSTPTSGRDYSSAPAGTTPRHAADKPAEQAAQPDVAASNGKTEAKADEKPADDNADTSAPNGTAKKATGTQRRSTGTNSSKPSES; encoded by the coding sequence GTGGGTTTGTTGAAGTCCAAGGGCCGGGTCGAGTCCGCCAAGGACAAGGTCCGGCCGTTCGCCGAATCGGCATCGCAACGAGTCGGACCGGCCGTTGGGACCGCACGGGAGAAGGTGTCGCCGTACGCGGAGAAGGCAGTCGAGCGCGGCGCGACCCTTGCGCACGCCGCGGTGGAGAAGGCCGGCCCGGTGATCGACGATGCATTGAGCAAGGTCGGCCCGGCCACCGAGCACGCGGCCGAGAGGGCTCGCGAGCGGTTCAACGACGACGTACTACCGAAGGTGACCGCCGCACTGGCGACGCTGGCAGCCGCCGCCGAGCCGGTCGTCGAGGAGACCTCACGTCGGGGCAAGGCCACCAAGGCCGCGCTCAGGGGTGAGATCGACGTGCCGAAGAAGAGCCACAAGCTCCGCAAGGTGGTGCTGTTCCTCGGCTTCGGGGCACTCGCCGCGGCAGCCGTGAAGAAGCTGCTCACCCCGCCGGAGCCGGCCTGGCAGTCGACCCCGACCAGCGGTCGCGACTACAGCTCCGCACCCGCCGGTACTACGCCGCGTCACGCCGCGGACAAGCCCGCCGAGCAAGCGGCCCAGCCGGACGTCGCGGCGTCCAACGGCAAGACCGAGGCGAAGGCCGACGAGAAGCCGGCCGACGACAACGCCGACACCTCGGCCCCGAACGGAACCGCCAAGAAGGCGACCGGCACTCAGCGCCGGTCGACCGGCACGAACAGCTCCAAGCCGTCCGAGTCCTGA
- a CDS encoding YciI family protein, which translates to MARYLLLIHDNEAYYDTAGADERQALDEGHEVFAREHKDIIVEGGHLQASTTATVVRQDGKGDFLLTDGPYAETKEALGGYYVIDVATLDQALAVAKRLPFFGEVGDAAVEVRPMH; encoded by the coding sequence ATGGCACGGTATCTGCTGCTCATCCACGACAACGAGGCCTACTACGACACGGCCGGCGCCGACGAACGGCAAGCACTCGACGAAGGGCATGAGGTCTTCGCCCGCGAGCACAAGGACATCATCGTCGAGGGCGGCCATCTGCAGGCATCGACGACGGCGACCGTCGTACGGCAGGACGGCAAGGGCGATTTCCTGCTCACCGACGGGCCTTACGCCGAGACCAAGGAGGCTCTCGGCGGGTACTACGTGATCGACGTCGCGACTCTGGACCAGGCGCTGGCCGTCGCGAAACGGCTGCCGTTCTTCGGTGAGGTCGGGGACGCCGCGGTCGAAGTACGGCCGATGCACTGA
- a CDS encoding DUF4328 domain-containing protein, which produces MTGPSAYEPNPYGVPAYSERVPAGAQQAPKPPPLDRWFTSEQAMGLSASILIGVDTVASWASAWSDWHSYGALKAFPDDDGKLAQADLISGSSGIVSALALFAAAVVFIVWLWRVRWNAEMFCRGEHRLTRGWVLGSWICPVVNLWYPKWVVDDIVAASDPRTPPQTNLLRGIPGTRLVWAWWITWVIGLVLGNVAQRSTLDGAAELGGLRTNAVLSSISAVATTAAAVLVMVLIQRVNELQIRRPWTPWWAADQAQPPFGSSAR; this is translated from the coding sequence GTGACCGGTCCGTCGGCCTACGAGCCGAACCCGTACGGCGTACCGGCGTACTCCGAGCGTGTGCCGGCGGGCGCACAGCAGGCGCCGAAGCCGCCACCGCTGGATCGCTGGTTCACCTCCGAGCAGGCAATGGGCCTCAGTGCCTCGATCCTGATCGGCGTCGACACGGTCGCGAGCTGGGCGTCGGCTTGGTCCGACTGGCACTCGTACGGCGCTCTGAAGGCGTTTCCGGACGACGACGGGAAACTCGCCCAGGCCGATCTGATCTCCGGCTCGTCGGGCATCGTCTCCGCGCTGGCGCTGTTCGCGGCGGCGGTGGTGTTCATCGTCTGGCTCTGGCGGGTGCGCTGGAACGCGGAGATGTTCTGCCGCGGGGAGCACCGGCTGACCAGGGGCTGGGTGCTGGGCAGCTGGATCTGTCCGGTGGTGAACCTCTGGTACCCGAAATGGGTGGTCGACGACATCGTCGCGGCCAGCGATCCGCGGACACCGCCGCAGACCAACCTCCTGCGCGGTATCCCCGGCACCCGGCTGGTCTGGGCCTGGTGGATCACCTGGGTGATCGGGCTGGTGCTCGGCAACGTGGCGCAGCGCAGCACGCTGGACGGCGCCGCAGAGCTCGGCGGGCTACGGACGAACGCAGTACTGTCCAGCATCTCGGCTGTCGCCACGACCGCCGCTGCCGTCCTCGTGATGGTGCTGATCCAGCGCGTCAACGAGCTCCAGATCCGGCGTCCGTGGACGCCCTGGTGGGCCGCCGACCAGGCTCAACCGCCGTTCGGATCGTCCGCTCGCTGA
- a CDS encoding TetR family transcriptional regulator yields MTERAQAAQQAEPADEAAAETAAMAQPEQAGGGVRRSDRTRAGILAAARERFAADGYERATIRAIAADAAIDPAMVMRYFGNKEKLFAAAAEFDLRLPDLASLPPEQRGAALTNHFLDRWEDDESLKALLRASVTNEVAADRMRLLFAEQLGPLIARLATPIGADTAAAGAAGAGAAGASAAGGDSVATRAGLVATQALGFALCRYVLKLQPVAALTRAEAVAWLGPTITRYLTGTR; encoded by the coding sequence ATGACGGAAAGAGCGCAGGCCGCCCAGCAGGCAGAGCCGGCAGACGAGGCGGCCGCGGAGACGGCCGCGATGGCGCAGCCGGAGCAGGCGGGGGGCGGCGTACGGCGGTCGGATCGGACCAGGGCGGGGATCTTGGCGGCGGCGCGGGAGCGGTTCGCGGCGGACGGGTACGAGCGGGCGACGATCCGGGCGATCGCGGCCGACGCGGCGATCGACCCGGCAATGGTGATGCGCTACTTCGGCAACAAGGAGAAACTCTTCGCGGCGGCCGCCGAGTTCGACCTGCGGCTGCCCGACCTCGCCTCGCTGCCGCCGGAGCAGCGCGGGGCAGCGTTGACGAACCACTTCCTGGACCGCTGGGAGGACGACGAGTCCCTCAAGGCGCTACTCCGGGCCAGCGTCACCAACGAGGTCGCCGCCGACCGGATGCGCCTGCTGTTCGCCGAGCAACTCGGCCCGCTGATCGCCCGCCTGGCTACCCCGATCGGCGCCGACACCGCGGCGGCCGGCGCCGCGGGAGCCGGCGCCGCGGGAGCCAGCGCCGCGGGAGGCGACTCCGTCGCCACGCGGGCCGGGCTTGTTGCCACTCAGGCGCTGGGCTTTGCTCTCTGCCGTTATGTCCTGAAGTTGCAGCCGGTGGCCGCACTCACCCGAGCTGAAGCTGTCGCCTGGCTCGGCCCGACAATCACCCGCTACCTCACCGGCACGCGCTGA
- a CDS encoding rhomboid family intramembrane serine protease → MTETVCYRHPDRPAGVRCQRCDKPICPSCMNSAAVGFQCPSCFNEGVKSIPRTRTSLGGIQRGNSQVVTITMLALNVLVFIAVRSGSPRLVNDLVLVPVLVDSEPWRLLTSAFTHVQIFHIFSNLFMLWQLGPMLEQMLGRVRFAILYLLSALGGGVAVWVLGAPGSATLGASGAVLGLVGALLVISKARGLDVTWIIGYVAITAVLSFLVPNISWEGHLGGFVTGAAVAWLFLQETKRRQNTP, encoded by the coding sequence GTGACCGAGACCGTCTGCTACCGGCACCCGGATCGGCCCGCCGGGGTGCGATGCCAGCGCTGTGACAAGCCGATCTGCCCGTCCTGCATGAACAGCGCGGCCGTCGGCTTCCAGTGCCCGTCCTGCTTCAACGAGGGAGTCAAGTCGATCCCCCGGACCCGGACATCGCTCGGCGGCATCCAGCGCGGTAACTCGCAGGTCGTCACCATCACCATGCTGGCGCTGAACGTGCTGGTCTTCATCGCAGTCCGGTCCGGCAGCCCACGGCTCGTCAACGACCTGGTGCTCGTTCCGGTGCTGGTGGACTCCGAGCCGTGGCGACTGCTCACGTCGGCATTCACGCACGTACAGATCTTCCACATCTTCTCGAACCTCTTCATGCTGTGGCAGCTCGGCCCGATGCTCGAGCAGATGCTCGGCCGGGTCCGGTTCGCCATCCTCTACCTGCTGTCCGCGCTCGGCGGCGGCGTCGCCGTCTGGGTGCTCGGCGCCCCCGGCAGCGCGACGCTCGGAGCCTCCGGTGCGGTGCTCGGCCTGGTCGGCGCCCTGCTGGTGATCAGCAAGGCCCGCGGCCTCGACGTCACCTGGATCATCGGCTACGTGGCGATCACCGCGGTGCTCTCGTTCCTCGTCCCGAACATCTCCTGGGAAGGCCACCTCGGCGGCTTCGTGACCGGCGCGGCCGTAGCCTGGCTCTTCCTCCAGGAGACCAAGCGCCGCCAGAACACGCCCTAG
- a CDS encoding FAD-dependent oxidoreductase: MNGIPERTEVLVVGAGPVGLAVATSLAGHGREVTVIDRQAAGANTSRASVVHPRTLEMLERIGVAKRLTELGRHVEQFNIADGDRTLVPVRFDHLPTDYPYVLMIPQNNTEQVLLERLEELGGTVHRPYVAAGVRQTPDGAEVTLESGEVIKAQYVVAADGMNSRIRDLAGLGYDGKDVLPLNFTLADVRVESGLPADEVLLYFSRPGMLVAAPLPDGSFRLVAEVDDAPEHPDVAYAQRLLNARGPQQTTARVTEVIWGSRFRIHERVADRYRDQRIVLAGDAAHTHSPAGGQGMNLGLRDAVTLGDALAEALDSGNEDQLEAYATDSRAEALRVVSLAHRLTRLATAPAAVRPARNAGLRLLSYLPAFRRTLAEQLSAIGHR; encoded by the coding sequence ATGAACGGAATCCCGGAACGGACCGAGGTGCTGGTGGTGGGCGCGGGGCCGGTCGGGCTGGCGGTCGCGACCTCACTCGCGGGACACGGCCGCGAGGTCACCGTCATCGACCGGCAGGCGGCCGGCGCGAACACCTCGCGCGCCTCGGTCGTGCACCCGCGCACGCTGGAGATGCTGGAGCGGATCGGCGTCGCGAAGCGGCTGACCGAGCTCGGCCGGCACGTCGAGCAGTTCAACATCGCCGACGGCGACCGCACCCTGGTCCCGGTCCGGTTCGACCACCTACCGACCGACTACCCGTATGTGCTGATGATTCCGCAGAACAACACCGAGCAGGTCCTGCTCGAACGCCTAGAGGAGCTGGGCGGCACGGTCCACCGCCCGTACGTCGCGGCCGGCGTCCGCCAGACTCCCGACGGTGCGGAGGTCACGCTGGAGAGCGGCGAGGTGATCAAGGCGCAGTACGTCGTGGCCGCGGACGGGATGAACAGCCGGATCCGCGATCTCGCCGGTCTCGGGTACGACGGCAAGGACGTGCTGCCGCTGAACTTCACCCTCGCCGATGTCCGGGTCGAGAGCGGCTTGCCGGCGGACGAGGTACTGCTCTACTTCTCGCGGCCCGGCATGCTCGTGGCTGCTCCCCTGCCCGACGGATCCTTCCGCCTGGTCGCCGAGGTGGATGACGCGCCGGAGCACCCGGATGTGGCGTACGCGCAGCGGCTTCTCAACGCACGTGGTCCGCAGCAGACGACGGCCCGGGTGACCGAGGTGATCTGGGGATCAAGGTTCCGGATCCACGAGCGGGTGGCGGATCGCTACCGGGACCAGCGGATCGTGCTGGCCGGCGATGCGGCTCACACGCACAGCCCAGCCGGCGGTCAGGGGATGAACCTCGGACTACGCGATGCAGTGACCCTGGGCGATGCGCTGGCCGAAGCGCTCGACAGTGGGAACGAGGATCAACTGGAGGCCTACGCGACCGACAGTCGCGCCGAGGCTCTTCGGGTCGTCTCGCTGGCTCACCGCCTGACCCGGCTCGCCACCGCGCCGGCCGCGGTCCGTCCGGCACGGAACGCGGGGCTTCGCCTGCTCTCCTACCTTCCCGCCTTCCGCCGCACCCTTGCCGAGCAACTCTCCGCCATCGGTCACCGCTGA
- a CDS encoding RNA polymerase sigma factor: MREDLTVAEAVALAHRQEWAFVLAATARVTRDLDLAEECVQDAYAKALTTWTETGVPARPGAWLTTTARNRAIDLIRREAFFRTALPLLADEETTSGPADGEDIADERLRLIFTCCHPALAPEAQVALTLRLVCGLTTAQIARAFLVTESTMAARITRAKKKIAVARIPYRIPDAEDLSDRIEMVLTVVDLLFTTGHVAPNGPDLMNTELISRAVDLARMLVELLPGDEEVAGLLALLLLTDARRAARLGSSGAAVLLPDQDRGLWDQAAIREGQSLVRRALRRRPPGQFAVRAAIAAVHSESPSWGATDWDEIVGLYDVLIARRPSPVAALNRAVASGFAGGPEAGLAALDRLATEPQLATYPYAAVARGEFLHRLGRREEARAAFEEALTFTENKAERDSLRQRLAELGEG, encoded by the coding sequence ATGCGGGAAGACCTGACCGTCGCCGAGGCCGTCGCGCTCGCGCATCGCCAGGAGTGGGCCTTCGTGCTCGCGGCGACGGCTCGGGTCACCCGCGATCTGGACCTGGCCGAGGAGTGTGTTCAGGACGCTTACGCCAAAGCGCTCACGACCTGGACCGAGACCGGGGTGCCCGCGCGGCCGGGCGCCTGGCTGACCACGACCGCGAGGAACCGGGCCATCGATCTGATCCGGCGCGAGGCGTTCTTCCGGACGGCGCTACCGCTGCTGGCCGACGAGGAGACCACCAGCGGACCGGCGGACGGCGAAGACATCGCCGACGAGCGGTTGCGGCTCATCTTCACCTGCTGCCACCCGGCGCTGGCTCCCGAGGCTCAAGTGGCACTCACGCTGCGGCTGGTCTGCGGGCTGACCACCGCGCAGATCGCGCGGGCGTTCCTGGTGACCGAATCCACCATGGCCGCCAGGATCACCCGGGCGAAGAAGAAGATCGCGGTCGCGCGGATCCCCTACCGGATCCCGGACGCGGAGGACCTGTCCGACCGCATCGAGATGGTCCTGACCGTGGTGGACCTGCTGTTCACGACCGGGCATGTCGCCCCGAACGGCCCTGACCTGATGAACACCGAACTGATCTCGAGGGCTGTCGACCTGGCCCGGATGCTTGTCGAACTGCTTCCTGGCGACGAGGAGGTCGCGGGTCTCCTGGCGCTCCTGCTGCTCACCGATGCCCGCCGGGCGGCGCGACTCGGCTCGTCCGGCGCAGCCGTCCTGCTGCCCGACCAAGACCGCGGCCTGTGGGACCAAGCGGCCATCCGGGAAGGGCAGAGCCTCGTCCGCCGGGCATTGCGACGACGGCCGCCCGGGCAGTTCGCAGTACGGGCGGCCATCGCAGCCGTCCACTCCGAGTCGCCGTCGTGGGGAGCCACGGACTGGGACGAGATCGTCGGCCTGTACGACGTACTGATCGCGCGCCGGCCCTCACCGGTCGCGGCGCTGAACCGCGCGGTCGCCAGCGGATTCGCGGGCGGCCCCGAGGCGGGACTGGCCGCGCTGGACAGGCTGGCCACCGAACCTCAGCTAGCCACCTACCCGTACGCCGCTGTCGCCCGCGGCGAGTTCCTCCACCGGCTCGGCCGCCGGGAGGAGGCCAGAGCCGCCTTCGAGGAAGCACTTACCTTCACCGAGAACAAGGCCGAACGCGACTCGCTCCGACAGCGCCTGGCCGAGCTCGGCGAGGGCTAG